From Cyclobacteriaceae bacterium, a single genomic window includes:
- a CDS encoding T9SS type A sorting domain-containing protein, whose translation MRKLLLLFGFLSLMSVSAFAQFSSVTSGNWNDGATWGMTSPGTAGIDYPNAGSSATIIAGTAVTVPTGNFAVGALTINNANSAMLLITGTLEVNGVVNMFPTRGILTVNSGGIIRYRTGSSNATTGGIAGFSIASGGVYEMNYASAGQVPNITFDPGSILRFTGYTSASATTPTFEPGVSLQNVEWNCPNQLNDIYLNTTVNSAMPNIGGYFSVTSTGVLPQYLVMTSGLVGSLNVANDFTISNGAYVVLSDGSGSFDLTVNGNVLISGTGSELDLKQSSGIGSLYPKANLTITSGGIVRTFGAAAGRVIFDGSATHLFSKAGSILGTVDFRVDAPSILDLGTSSLTGTGQFTLNSGATLRVGSLAAAGAIQNSPTSTGNIQVSGARNFNGTCTVEYNGVGAQTMGNGQPTGSGITTIISNPSGVALSASIVFVGNLTLNTGNLIIGPNTLTLNGVFSPGSRFLDVTTSSLISIGGSGNFGTLALTTSQIGYTTPTLNTFTLNRISSGQVTLGTDLSIITGGAFNQTAGDLILNGRTLTISSDFTQGTGTITADAAASLVIDGSGTLPANISIGGLTLNTLSVVRTSPTVAVSPGNLTVSNLNLTDGTLANSGNISMANNGTVTVVSGVMSGNPLGGSSYNVTYSNTGTLSTGAELPAFGTGILNNLMKTGGGTLNLSSAITVNGTMTLSGAFNSGSNAIDLKGNLVVNTNPTFTGSIVTFSGTTSITGSASPTFGAVTITGFVNPSNNYQINGNLINNGTLNNGTLTTTFGGTTLISGSSTNTFYDVTLANGSSLTGPSGNLNVSHTWTNNGGTFNGSAGTVVFTGTNTIAGSSATTFGGINITGTLTAPSAFALGVSGNFANNGVFVHNSGTVTFTGTTFNTVSGSATTFNNINANNPFGTNLSTAVRVNGVLQLLGTTGAFTTNGNLTLSSTSQDNGGSIGRLDDVNKFTGSVTIERYIHSISGGDYRYLSMPITNGNLGLWKSSIGVTGDFADPSTGPNIGNNAAASVYTWNPSTQLYVPVANTGVTLASTSVDSRTGYVAYDFNDGAVTASYSGTIEKGAVPIAISNTNNNFDLIPNPYPSAIDWDLVTKTNVQNAMWLRAGNSIFSSYISGVATQEPFTGWTGEVSTGQSFWVRSNGGGSTFTLNEADKTSASNRFIRTETADNYLRVTLNSSDKQDDMVLRFKDVATDANDSQFDASKKRNGNYVSSLGRFTYMNISSYTTTAADDYSINTIGLVKAGLAKDVKLRVADVVAGSHTLKFTELSTMSLGYTITLIDKYLNKEFEVVDNSTYTFSVNTDAGSYGDSRFVLRINGGAVVTGLEPLSTIGAGAAYPNPVVNKLNIELSAYDDSRLQSIVLIDILGNVLVSSDQRKELLNPGPKVIDMTDYSSGVYILNIKSGNTTKPIRVIRK comes from the coding sequence ATGAGAAAACTGCTACTACTATTTGGATTCCTTTCCTTAATGTCCGTAAGTGCTTTTGCACAGTTTAGTTCTGTTACTTCAGGAAACTGGAATGATGGCGCGACCTGGGGCATGACTTCTCCCGGAACTGCGGGAATAGATTATCCAAATGCAGGGTCCTCTGCCACCATTATTGCCGGGACGGCGGTAACTGTTCCAACAGGAAACTTTGCAGTTGGTGCACTCACGATAAATAATGCAAATAGTGCCATGCTCCTTATTACCGGAACACTTGAAGTGAACGGGGTCGTTAACATGTTCCCCACACGAGGTATTCTAACAGTTAACAGCGGTGGTATAATCCGTTACAGGACGGGCTCTTCAAATGCTACAACGGGAGGAATCGCAGGGTTTAGTATTGCAAGCGGGGGTGTTTATGAAATGAATTATGCTTCGGCTGGTCAAGTGCCTAATATCACTTTTGATCCAGGTTCAATTTTAAGATTTACCGGATATACTTCTGCTAGTGCAACAACTCCAACGTTTGAGCCAGGGGTTAGTTTGCAAAATGTTGAATGGAACTGCCCAAATCAACTTAATGATATATACTTGAATACAACTGTGAATTCAGCAATGCCAAATATTGGTGGCTATTTTTCAGTGACTTCAACAGGGGTTCTTCCCCAATATTTAGTAATGACAAGCGGATTAGTTGGTTCATTAAATGTTGCAAATGATTTCACCATTTCAAATGGCGCTTATGTTGTATTATCGGATGGAAGCGGGTCATTTGACTTAACTGTAAATGGAAATGTTCTTATTTCAGGAACAGGTTCAGAACTGGATTTAAAACAAAGCTCTGGAATTGGTTCACTCTACCCTAAGGCTAATTTAACAATTACTTCTGGAGGAATTGTGAGGACCTTTGGCGCTGCGGCAGGAAGAGTAATTTTTGATGGTTCAGCAACTCATCTTTTCTCAAAAGCGGGATCAATATTGGGCACAGTAGATTTTAGAGTTGATGCTCCATCTATTCTTGATTTAGGTACTAGTTCTTTAACGGGTACTGGCCAGTTTACTTTGAATAGCGGTGCAACTTTAAGAGTGGGTTCATTAGCAGCAGCTGGTGCAATACAAAATTCTCCTACGTCAACTGGTAATATCCAGGTTTCAGGAGCAAGAAATTTTAATGGGACTTGTACAGTAGAATATAATGGAGTGGGTGCTCAGACAATGGGTAATGGCCAGCCTACAGGATCAGGAATTACTACTATCATTTCAAATCCAAGTGGTGTTGCATTGTCAGCAAGCATTGTGTTTGTAGGAAATTTGACGTTAAATACTGGTAATTTAATTATTGGACCTAATACACTTACATTGAATGGTGTATTTAGTCCTGGTTCCAGATTTCTTGATGTTACAACCTCTTCTTTAATTTCAATTGGAGGAAGCGGAAATTTCGGAACACTTGCGTTAACGACTTCTCAAATTGGATATACTACTCCAACATTAAATACATTTACGTTAAATAGAATAAGTTCTGGTCAAGTTACACTTGGTACTGACTTGTCGATAATAACCGGAGGAGCTTTTAATCAGACGGCTGGTGATCTGATTCTAAATGGCCGAACTTTAACCATTAGCAGCGATTTTACTCAAGGTACAGGAACGATCACGGCGGATGCAGCGGCTTCACTTGTCATTGATGGAAGTGGAACTTTGCCAGCAAATATTTCTATTGGTGGCTTAACTTTGAATACTTTGTCAGTTGTTAGAACTAGTCCAACAGTAGCTGTGTCACCTGGTAATCTTACAGTATCAAATCTTAATCTTACTGATGGTACTTTAGCAAATTCTGGGAATATTTCGATGGCTAATAATGGAACGGTAACAGTTGTTTCTGGAGTGATGTCCGGCAATCCATTAGGAGGCTCATCCTATAATGTTACGTATTCAAATACTGGTACACTTTCTACTGGCGCTGAATTACCAGCATTTGGAACAGGAATACTTAATAATTTGATGAAGACTGGTGGAGGAACCCTTAATCTGAGTTCTGCAATTACCGTCAATGGAACAATGACGCTAAGTGGTGCCTTTAACTCTGGAAGTAATGCCATTGATTTAAAAGGAAATCTGGTGGTGAATACCAATCCGACCTTTACAGGAAGTATAGTTACATTCTCAGGTACAACAAGCATTACAGGATCAGCAAGTCCTACTTTCGGAGCGGTAACAATTACAGGTTTCGTTAATCCCAGCAATAATTATCAGATCAATGGCAATTTGATCAACAACGGTACATTGAATAATGGAACGCTGACAACAACCTTTGGTGGAACAACTCTTATTTCCGGCTCAAGCACTAATACTTTTTATGATGTGACTCTCGCCAACGGAAGCTCGTTGACAGGTCCTTCAGGTAATCTGAATGTATCTCATACATGGACCAACAATGGAGGAACGTTCAACGGAAGTGCTGGAACTGTCGTCTTTACCGGTACCAATACGATCGCTGGTAGTTCAGCAACTACATTCGGAGGAATCAACATTACAGGCACATTAACGGCTCCATCAGCATTTGCCTTGGGTGTAAGTGGAAACTTTGCTAACAACGGTGTTTTTGTTCATAACTCAGGTACAGTAACCTTTACGGGTACTACTTTCAATACAGTAAGCGGTTCAGCAACGACTTTCAATAACATCAATGCAAACAATCCTTTTGGTACAAATTTGAGTACGGCTGTACGTGTGAATGGTGTGTTGCAGCTTCTGGGAACTACCGGAGCGTTTACAACGAACGGTAATTTAACATTGAGTTCCACCAGTCAGGATAATGGCGGCTCTATTGGGAGACTGGATGATGTTAATAAGTTCACGGGTTCTGTAACGATCGAACGGTATATTCATAGTATATCAGGAGGAGATTACCGCTATCTCTCAATGCCTATCACCAATGGAAATCTTGGATTATGGAAGTCTTCTATCGGTGTAACAGGAGATTTTGCAGACCCGAGCACAGGACCAAACATTGGCAACAATGCAGCAGCTTCAGTTTATACATGGAATCCGTCAACTCAACTGTACGTGCCGGTGGCAAATACTGGGGTAACTTTAGCGTCGACCAGTGTTGATAGCAGAACAGGATACGTTGCTTATGACTTTAATGATGGAGCGGTGACTGCCTCTTACTCTGGTACGATTGAAAAGGGAGCTGTTCCTATCGCCATATCCAACACAAATAACAATTTTGACCTGATTCCGAATCCATACCCATCGGCTATTGATTGGGATCTTGTAACCAAGACAAACGTCCAGAACGCAATGTGGTTAAGGGCAGGAAATTCTATCTTCTCGAGTTATATAAGTGGGGTGGCGACGCAAGAACCTTTCACTGGATGGACTGGAGAAGTTTCCACAGGCCAGTCTTTCTGGGTTAGATCTAATGGAGGTGGCAGCACCTTTACATTAAATGAAGCAGACAAAACTTCAGCTTCGAATAGATTTATTCGTACTGAAACTGCTGACAATTACCTACGAGTAACATTGAATTCTTCTGATAAGCAGGATGATATGGTTCTTCGCTTCAAAGATGTGGCTACAGATGCAAATGATTCACAGTTTGATGCTTCCAAGAAAAGGAACGGAAACTATGTTTCCTCCCTCGGCAGATTTACATACATGAACATTTCAAGCTACACCACCACAGCAGCGGATGATTATTCAATCAACACCATCGGTCTGGTAAAGGCAGGTCTGGCAAAAGATGTTAAGTTAAGAGTAGCAGACGTTGTAGCCGGATCTCACACATTGAAATTCACCGAGCTCAGTACCATGAGCCTTGGTTATACCATCACACTGATTGATAAATATCTTAATAAGGAATTCGAAGTGGTTGATAACTCAACTTATACGTTCTCTGTCAACACAGATGCAGGATCATATGGTGACTCACGATTTGTCTTAAGAATCAATGGTGGCGCAGTGGTAACAGGACTTGAGCCTTTGTCAACCATTGGAGCAGGAGCAGCATATCCTAACCCGGTTGTGAATAAATTGAATATTGAATTATCAGCGTATGACGATTCAAGATTACAATCAATTGTTTTGATTGATATTCTCGGTAATGTTCTTGTCAGCAGCGATCAGAGAAAAGAATTGCTGAATCCTGGACCAAAAGTTATTGATATGACTGATTATTCAAGTGGAGTCTACATACTGAATATAAAGTCAGGAAATACTACTAAACCTATTAGAGTGATTAGAAAATGA
- a CDS encoding aminotransferase class I/II-fold pyridoxal phosphate-dependent enzyme, protein MYRIPLSATPFDAPGISGILDSYSEKPATKLIEDFEAALRAYTGARYVLAVNSGTSAIHLGLMALGVGSGDVVIAPSFTYVATVAPILYQGATPILVDSELTTWNMNPELLETAIKSQIQLKKKPKCAIIVHNYGMPAQMSAINAICDRYEIPILEDAAEALGSQYLGKPAGTLGKIGIFSFNNNKIVTGYGGGALLTESEEIYQKSLFWSTQSREQKPYYEHRELGYNYRISPLSSASGLLGLKQIEAKIEERRAIFDSYRNSLHADKISGWLKEQNESLSNRWLSTFLLSNSLKTSDIVDKTSRLGIECRRLWNPMHLQPFYHKFPAFVSGAGEQLFKEGLSLPSSNLALVSEVTKVLNQTS, encoded by the coding sequence GTGTATAGAATTCCACTTTCTGCAACTCCCTTCGATGCTCCAGGAATTTCCGGCATACTTGATTCATATTCTGAAAAACCAGCGACCAAGCTGATCGAGGATTTTGAAGCCGCACTAAGAGCCTACACCGGAGCACGCTATGTATTGGCGGTGAATTCCGGGACCTCTGCGATTCACCTTGGGCTTATGGCACTTGGTGTAGGCTCGGGTGATGTAGTCATCGCACCCTCTTTTACATATGTAGCAACAGTAGCTCCGATCCTGTATCAGGGAGCAACTCCGATCTTGGTTGACAGTGAGTTGACCACCTGGAATATGAATCCAGAATTGCTTGAAACCGCCATTAAATCTCAGATTCAGCTCAAAAAGAAGCCTAAGTGTGCCATTATAGTGCATAATTATGGAATGCCGGCTCAAATGAGCGCCATCAATGCAATATGCGATCGATATGAGATTCCGATTTTGGAAGATGCTGCCGAAGCTCTTGGCTCTCAATACTTAGGAAAGCCTGCCGGAACATTGGGTAAAATTGGAATATTCTCGTTCAATAATAATAAGATCGTAACGGGATACGGTGGGGGGGCTTTGTTGACAGAAAGTGAGGAAATTTATCAAAAATCGCTGTTTTGGTCTACTCAGTCTCGCGAGCAAAAGCCATATTATGAGCATCGTGAGCTCGGTTATAATTACAGGATCAGTCCCTTAAGTTCTGCCTCAGGTTTACTGGGACTAAAACAAATTGAAGCAAAAATTGAGGAGCGTAGAGCCATTTTTGACTCATACAGAAATTCGCTTCATGCGGACAAGATCTCAGGCTGGTTAAAAGAACAAAATGAGAGCCTTTCTAACCGTTGGTTAAGCACTTTTTTACTTTCTAATTCACTGAAAACGAGCGACATAGTAGATAAAACCAGCCGATTGGGAATTGAATGCCGGAGGCTTTGGAATCCGATGCATTTACAGCCATTTTACCATAAATTTCCAGCTTTTGTCAGTGGTGCTGGGGAGCAATTATTCAAAGAGGGACTTAGTCTTCCTTCGAGCAATTTGGCCCTCGTTTCAGAGGTTACCAAAGTCCTGAATCAAACATCCTAA
- a CDS encoding exosortase F system-associated protein: protein MQLFLDKWPRWIIGIIAVMILGFAYLFQNYDFSSLVGSYSPNAKFIINKTIRFLLNDTACLLLIMVIFNKSSYLRVSTWIFLTELIVFLPLYFILKLSLEGDSEISSPLLSQLHRMIVNPLLMFAMIMGFFYQKYFWKKPSA, encoded by the coding sequence ATGCAGCTATTTCTTGATAAGTGGCCCCGTTGGATCATTGGTATCATAGCAGTTATGATTCTTGGCTTTGCATACCTCTTTCAGAATTATGATTTCTCTTCCCTTGTAGGAAGTTATTCACCCAACGCGAAATTTATTATTAACAAGACGATACGTTTTTTACTGAATGACACTGCTTGTTTGTTGCTGATCATGGTCATTTTCAATAAATCAAGCTATCTTAGGGTCAGTACCTGGATTTTCTTAACGGAGCTGATCGTGTTTCTTCCTTTGTATTTTATTCTGAAACTTTCTCTGGAGGGCGATTCAGAAATTTCTTCTCCTCTATTATCCCAGTTGCATCGCATGATCGTTAACCCTTTATTAATGTTTGCCATGATCATGGGTTTCTTTTATCAGAAGTATTTTTGGAAAAAGCCATCGGCATAG